A stretch of DNA from Lycium ferocissimum isolate CSIRO_LF1 chromosome 4, AGI_CSIRO_Lferr_CH_V1, whole genome shotgun sequence:
CCATACTCCGCCATGAGGATATTATGATACCCCGTTTTCAGATAAAGCAAAATACGAGATGTAATCTCACTCTTCAATTCTCAGATTATGAAACCATGAGGGAATTTCTCAAATTGCAGTGAACGACTAAATGAATTGTTCCAGTAACACCGAAACTTAAAGTAGATACTAGTTAGGTCCCACATTCGGGAATCCTGTTTGACAAGACGGCATAGTTGCATGTTGCTTTGTCCTTCTTTGGCATTTTTTTATGAGACAATTACCTACTTAGATAGAAAGTAGAACCTGAAAGTTAAAATTTTCAGGCATTCAAATGGTTAACTCTCTAGCAACAAAACTAGACCAAAGGTACTATTCCTAGCAACAAACTAGACTGCCGTGTAATGACTGAAGAAATCATTGCAAAGATTAATGAGCTGGTAGAAGACTGGGTATCCAAGGGAATTGCAAGGAATAAATAGGAAAAATCCACATATATCCAGAACATTgttcaaaagaaatttttataaattactgtaaatttttataaattactGTACATCACTATCAAAATGAAATGTCTAGAAATGATTGATGTATTCTCAGATGGGCTTAGACGGACCTTTGTTGAATATACTCTTTCATGTGATTCATCAAGAATCAAGTTTGTAGCCTGGTCAAATCCTCTCAAAATTCCCTGAAAAAGAACCAACTAGTCAGCAAAATAAAGAATCTCCAGTCAGAGTGTTGGCAAGATAAGCAAACAGTGTCTCACCACAATATTCCGTCCATCATTTGTAATAACCGAGATTTGTTCTGGaagcaccaaaagaaaaaacaaagagtGTTATTCCTTAAAACATGAGCTAATCTCATAAAGCAAGAcagagaaaataaatacaaggATCACTTACGATCAACAAGAGACTCAAGCCCAAGTCCAGTTGACATGTTGCAGAGTTAGCAGAAACTTAGTTGCCAGCTTCTACAGTAAACGTATGCTTAAACCTTGTCAAAACCATAATAGAAAGTCCACAAGTTAGAATAACATTAATATGGACTAATCACACTAATGATGCAAGAATGTCACCATACAAGAGCTACGTGGAATTAAAGTATTTGCTGACTAAACTTTCCTGGTGAGGCATTTGCTCATTTTTCTAGGAAAAGGTGATTCATTGAAGAGATCAAACAAAGAACTGAACAC
This window harbors:
- the LOC132052645 gene encoding sm-like protein LSM8; the protein is MSTGLGLESLVDQQISVITNDGRNIVGILRGFDQATNLILDESHERVYSTKEGVQQLVLGLYIIRGDNISVVGELDEELDANLDMSKLRAHPLKPVVH